The following proteins are co-located in the Calliphora vicina chromosome 2, idCalVici1.1, whole genome shotgun sequence genome:
- the grk gene encoding protein gurken produces MQISKNLLRVIFMLSTIVAVTDCCSSRILFLKEQTFNIIQQHKMQQYQQYNGHQPTNEKYEQHVHGGHMGSEQINNNKHHTNINTDDETASEDQTAEASGKDRPPPQEKGGGGGDGADALEPFGDFGKQISDLLLTDIAKQTKKPNENPGYQLIDIYQSIMDNVLSFACTGQFLTDFCLNGGRCFRVPMGNQSLFSCECADGYVGERCESKSVNGVFVPSSALDNRKPKILTARIVFSFPMLIFLTVIYLFFGMVIVFKCQPPFRAKYTPQSRRAAGLLFT; encoded by the exons atgcaaatttccaaaaatttgctAAGAGTAATTTTCATGCTGTCAACAATTGTCGCAGTTACAG ATTGTTGTTCTAGCCGAATCTTATTCCTAAAAGAGCAAACCTTTAACATAATACAACAGCACAAAATGCAACAATATCAACAATATAATGGCCATCAACCAACAAATGAGAAATACGAACAACATGTCCATGGCGGTCATATGGGCAGCGAACagatcaacaacaacaaacatcaTACCAACATCAATACCGATGATGAAACGGCCTCCGAAGATCAGACAGCAGAAGCTTCTGGCAAAGACAGGCCACCACCACAAGAAAAAGGTGGTGGTGGGGGTGATGGAGCAGATGCTTTAGAGCCTTTTGGGGATTTTGGCAAGCAAATCAGTGATTTATTGCTGACCGATATAgccaaacaaacgaaaaaacCTAATGAAAATCCCGGCTATCAACTGATCGATATCTATCAGAGTATAATGGACAATGTATTATCGTTTGCCTGTACGGGTCAGTTTCTTACGGATTTCTGTTTAAATGGTGGCCGCTGCTTTCGGGTGCCCATGGGCAATCAGAGTCTCTTTTCGTGTGAATGTGCCGATGGTTATGTGGGTGAGCGCTGTGAATCGAAAAGTGTTAATG gaGTTTTTGTGCCCTCTTCAGCGTTGGACAATCGTAAACCGAAAATTTTAACGGCTCGCATTGTTTTCTCCTTTCCCATGCTGATTTTCTTAACGGTTATTTATCTATTCTTTGGCAtggttattgtttttaaatgccAGCCTCCGTTTCGCGCGAAATATACGCCTCAGTCGCGTAGAGCAGCCGGTTTGCTCTTtacttaa